DNA sequence from the Prolixibacter sp. SD074 genome:
CTGACAGATAAGCCTGTGTTATATGTTTGCAATGTCGATGAGGCTTCTGCTGCTTCGGGAAATGCTTTTACAGAAAAGGTGAAAGAAAGTATTGCCGATGAGAATGCCGAAATCCTGATTATTGCAGCAGCTACTGAAGCGGATATTGCAGAACTGGAAACATACGAAGAAAAACAACTATTCCTGGAAGACCTGGGATTGGATGAACCCGGTGTGAACAAATTAATTCATTCGGCATACCGATTATTGAACCTGCAGACTTATTTTACTACCGGAGCTGATGAATCACGGGCCTGGACATTCAAAGAGGGAACGAAAGCTCCGGGGGCGGCTGGTATTATTCACACCGATTTTGAAAAAGGGTTTATTCGGGCGGAAGTGATTAAGTACGATGATTATGTGCGCTTAGGTTCTGAGGCGGCCTGCCGCGATGCCGGTAAGATTGCTGTCGAAGGGAAGGAGTACGTTGTACAGGACGGAGATATCATGCATTTTCGGTTTAATGTTTAACGTTTATGCCCATTATCATATAGAGAGCCGGAAGCTAATGCATCCGGCTTTTTTATTTGGTTACATTCTACATAAGCCGGACGGTTCAGTTTTACTGACTTTTCTTCTTTACAACGAGAAAGATATGTTTAATAACCTGCTGTTCAGGAGCATTTGTACTTCATTTATTCCCATTAATATATTAAATTACTGATATGTGGAATTAATCTATCAGGAGGTGCCAACATGAAAACAGTAACATTCAACTTCAGTATGACGCTGGATGAAAACGAATTTATCAAAGTAGAGGATCATCTTTTTACCACGCGTGATTCATTCAAGCGCGAAGAACCCAAAGTTGATCTGATTAATCCCCGTTGCCTGCGTATTCTGAAGGAATTTGAAGGCCGGCTGACGATGGCTGTCGTTCAGGAGTGGCTATTGCTCTCCCGGGCATTGGATCAAACCTGTAGCTATCACAGCAATTGGGATGATCACAAATTGCTCGAAGAATTGATTTCCGGCAGAAAACATCCGGTTTCATGGTACATTGAGAACTGCCAGGAAGTTTAACCATTACCGTAATGAAGAAAAGATTTCTGAGGTGGAATTTAGTATGTTAAATTAGTCCCTTATTCTGGATGAAAATGAGCGGGGGTACGTTAAGAGATTCGTGCCCCGCTTAGTTTTGTCGCGGTTATACGGCAAAGCTGAAGCCTTCGCCAATTAACCGGCCGTATTTTTCTTTATCAAACTGATACAAAAATGCTCCCTTTCGAGAACTACTCTTATCCTTTTCCTCCAGTTTTTGGAGCAGTTCCATTGATAATATCTTTTTTCGGAAGTTCCGCTTATCAAGCTCGATACCTAAAATAGTTTCGTATAATTTTTGAAGTTGCGGAATGGTAAACTTGTCGGGCAAGAGCTCAAAACCAATGGGCTGTGTACGACACTTCCGGCGTAACCGTGCCAGGGCATGATCAACCATCGCTTTGTGGTCGAAAACCAGTTCCGGAATGTCGTCAATCTTGAACCACGTAGCATTATGTTTTTCCAATTGTTCTGAATCCTGGCGTTCGGTTTTCATCAAAGCGTAGTAGGCCATCGAAATTATCCGTCCATCCGAATCGCGGCCGGGTTGGCTGTAAAGTCGAAGTTGTTCGAGATACAAATCACCCAGCCCGGTTAGTTTGTGCAAAATCCGGTCGGCTGCCTGCTCCATATCTTCAGTTTCCTGCAAAAACCCGCCCATCAGCGACCATTGTCCTTTGCATGGTTCAAAACCTCTTTTGATGAGTAGTAACTTCAATCCTTCTTCGTCGAACCCGAAAATAATGACGTCAAGGGCTAATAAAAAGCGTTTGTGCCGAGAATAAAATTTCATCATCGTCAAATGTATTTCACGTGTCAAACGGACACTTTTATCACTACTACAAGTTTCTTCTTATTTTCTGAAAAATAAAAAGATAAATCGGTGGTTTCTGGTTGTAATATCCTGGCGATGTACCCGACTAACCGTGAAAACCAATTAGCTTATGAAACAGAAATCGTCCTTTTCCCGTCGTAGCTTCTTTAGATTATTATCAGCCGGAGGAATCAGAAGCTTATGGCATGATTGTCGATGGTCTCCTCAGGGGATATATGAAGGTGGCGCCGATTTATATCCCGAATATGGCTTTCAAGATTAATGTTGTTACCATACCGGGTTTTGAAATAGAGGGCCATCCAACTACAGGTGGTTCTTTTTTATTTTTTAGTGGAAAAGTTTGCTATTGGCAACAAAAGTGACGATTTGACAGTATTTTTGTATGTCAGGTTAGGCGTCAGGACAATGTGGCGATTCTTGTGTTTTTAGTTTATGTTCATGAAGTGAGGGGTGTAGCTGTTGAATCCATCAGGTGGTGGCAAGTTTGGTATGTCATTTGATATCGATACATCAATATATCTAAAAATATAGTTTATTCATTAATTTAGTTGAAATCATGTTACAAACCAACTTGAAGCACATTATGACTGCTGATGAACATCGGAAGTTCATCGAAGAGAATGATAATGTAATGATTTGCTGTGGTCGTATGGGCCCCATGTGTATTCCGGTTTACGGAATTATGGAGGAGCTGGAAGATGACTATACTCACGTAACTTTTGCTGATATGGAATTCGATAATCCTGAGTCAGCTGTCATTCGCAATGCTCCTGAATGCCGTGGATTTATGGGCCTGCCGTTTACTGTATATTACAAAAATGGCAAACTGGTAAAAGCTACCAGCAGTATTCAGTCCATGGATCAGGTTACTGCTATTCTTAACGAACAGTTTGGCGAGCCGAAATAAAATTTACAAAGCCAGCCTGCTGCTATATTTGATTACGGCAGCAGGTTTAGCTTTCTTCCGGTTTGACCGGAAAACACTTTAAGATTGGAATCAGATGAAAGAAGATACCATTTATGACGTCATTATTCTGGGGGCAGGAGCTGCCGGTTTAGCTGCCGGAATTTATACATCACGGGCGAAACTTAGCACACTTATTCTTAATGAGGGTACACCCGGTGGGCAATTGGTGTTGACACACGAAATTGCCAATTATCCCGGAGTTGAATCCACCAGCGGATATCAACTGGGAAATATTATGAGAAATCAGGCCAGGTCGTTTGGCTGTAAAATAAAATCGAACCTGCACATTACGGCAGTCGATTTGAAGAACAAAACTAAAACCGTTGAAGTCAATGGAAAAGATACATATGCTGCCCATACGGTCATTCTGGCACCGGGCGGTCGTCCACGCATGTTGAATGTTCCCGGTGAGGAGGGGTTAAAAGGGAAAGGTATTTCCTACTGCGCTACCTGCGATGGTGATTTTTTCCAGGACAAGGAAATTATTGTTGTTGGCGGTGGTAATTCAGCGTTGGAAGAAGCTGTTTCACTTACTAAATATGCCTCGAAAGTGACTATCGTTCACCAGTTTGATCATTTCCAGGGATTTGAGCATGCCATCCGCAATGCCCGCGAGAATGAAAAGATTGAGTTCGAGATGGAGTCCATGATTCAGGAATTTATCGGAACTGAAAATCTGGAAGCTGCCAGGGTGAAGAATATGCGGACAGGTGAGGAGAAGGTTATCAATGTGGAAGGTACATTCATTTTCATCGGTTACGTTCCGAATACTGCTTTCTTTAAAGATGTAGTCGAGTTGAATGAATACGGCGAACTGCTTACCGACGAACGTATGAAAACTAATATTCCCGGTGTATTTGCTGCCGGCGATAGCATTAAAAAGCCTTACCGTCAGGTGACGACAGCCGTTGCCGATGGAACCATTGCTGCGCTTTCTGCTGCCGAATATGTAAACGATTTAAAGCGAAAGCAGAAAGATTTATCTGAAGCAAAAACCTGAACAGTTTCCCGTATACCGCTCACGGCCTAAATGCCCGGTAAGCGGTATGCGGTTGATAACTGTTTTTTATTCCTTTTCCAGTTTTCCGGCTGCTGCCTGATCCACAAACCAGAATAATTCCCCTGCCGGGTGAATGTGGAAAGCAGGCAATAAACGGCCTTTATTTGGGCCGGAAAATATTTCCTGTAAACGCTTAGCCTTATTTTCTCCTGTTACCAGGAAAGCAGTCTTCTTAGCGCTGTTCAGCACTTTTCCCGTTAAGGTTATTCTTTTTTGTCCCGAAGAAGGATGTGTCGCTACTTCGCAAACATCGAGCGAATGGAGCAGTTCCATTTGATTCGGGAAGATAGACGCGGTGTGTCCATCGTCACCCATACCCAGAATGATCAAATCAAAAGCCGGCCAGGTTTCCTTATCGGGAACCAGCGACTCTATTTCGTCACCGTAGCGGACTGACTCGGTTGGCGGATCTTCTTCTCCACGTATCCGGTGAATATTTCCTTCCGGAATGTCGATTTGAGAAAGCAACAATTCGTTAGTCATTTTGTAGTTGCTCTCATCATCATCGGGCGGGACCATCCGCTCATCACCCCACCAAAAGTGCACCTTACTCCACTCAATTGAGTTTTTGTAGTTGTCGGCTAAGTACCTGAATAGCAGCTTGGGCGTGTTTCCGCCCGAAAGGGCAATGTGAAAAAGGGGGTTTTTACTTTCTTCAATCCATTGAGCCATATGTTTAGCAAAAGCTTTGGTTACACCGGCTGCATTATCGTATATTTTTATTTCAGGTTCCATTAGTCCTGTTTGATTTTTATTTATAATTCACAATACGTTCCGTCGTTGGATAAGTTCTTACAGGGGTACCGCCAGGTATCTTCACCTTCAATCAAATTGTCTGCTTCCTGTGGTCCCCACGAACCAGCCGGATATCCATATATCGGAAGTGACGGATTTTCTTTCCACGCATTGAGAATGGGTTGAACAAAGCGCCAGGCTGCCTCAACAGCGTCGCCTCGCAGATAAAGGGTTTGGTCACCCATCATACAATCGAGTAGGAGACGCTCGTAAGCGGTTGGTAATTCCACATCCGATAAATCGCTGTAATGGAAA
Encoded proteins:
- a CDS encoding NUDIX domain-containing protein produces the protein MMKFYSRHKRFLLALDVIIFGFDEEGLKLLLIKRGFEPCKGQWSLMGGFLQETEDMEQAADRILHKLTGLGDLYLEQLRLYSQPGRDSDGRIISMAYYALMKTERQDSEQLEKHNATWFKIDDIPELVFDHKAMVDHALARLRRKCRTQPIGFELLPDKFTIPQLQKLYETILGIELDKRNFRKKILSMELLQKLEEKDKSSSRKGAFLYQFDKEKYGRLIGEGFSFAV
- a CDS encoding thioredoxin family protein gives rise to the protein MLQTNLKHIMTADEHRKFIEENDNVMICCGRMGPMCIPVYGIMEELEDDYTHVTFADMEFDNPESAVIRNAPECRGFMGLPFTVYYKNGKLVKATSSIQSMDQVTAILNEQFGEPK
- the trxB gene encoding thioredoxin-disulfide reductase, producing the protein MKEDTIYDVIILGAGAAGLAAGIYTSRAKLSTLILNEGTPGGQLVLTHEIANYPGVESTSGYQLGNIMRNQARSFGCKIKSNLHITAVDLKNKTKTVEVNGKDTYAAHTVILAPGGRPRMLNVPGEEGLKGKGISYCATCDGDFFQDKEIIVVGGGNSALEEAVSLTKYASKVTIVHQFDHFQGFEHAIRNARENEKIEFEMESMIQEFIGTENLEAARVKNMRTGEEKVINVEGTFIFIGYVPNTAFFKDVVELNEYGELLTDERMKTNIPGVFAAGDSIKKPYRQVTTAVADGTIAALSAAEYVNDLKRKQKDLSEAKT
- the pgl gene encoding 6-phosphogluconolactonase produces the protein MEPEIKIYDNAAGVTKAFAKHMAQWIEESKNPLFHIALSGGNTPKLLFRYLADNYKNSIEWSKVHFWWGDERMVPPDDDESNYKMTNELLLSQIDIPEGNIHRIRGEEDPPTESVRYGDEIESLVPDKETWPAFDLIILGMGDDGHTASIFPNQMELLHSLDVCEVATHPSSGQKRITLTGKVLNSAKKTAFLVTGENKAKRLQEIFSGPNKGRLLPAFHIHPAGELFWFVDQAAAGKLEKE